The following are from one region of the Longimicrobiaceae bacterium genome:
- the carB gene encoding carbamoyl-phosphate synthase large subunit, whose product MPKRTDIESILILGSGPIVIGQAAEFDYSGTQAVRALREEGYRVILVNSNPATIMTDPDLADRTYIEPITPEWVERVIEKEKPDAILPTMGGQTALNVALELHDSGVLERHGVELIGANARAIRMAEDRSEFAEAMARIGLRVPHGGFAQSLEEALNIVEETGYPAIIRPSFTLGGTGGGIAYNRAEFEEQVRSGLSLSPVHEVLIDRSVIGWKEFELEVVRDRADNVVIICSIENVDPMGVHTGDSITVAPAQTLSDVEYQRMRDAAIAIIREIGVEAGGCNVQFAVNPTDGEMLVVEMNPRVSRSSALASKATGYPIARVGAKLAVGYTLDELANTITRTTPASFEPVLDYVVVKFPRFAFEKFPAADPTLGVQMKAVGESMAIGRNFKQAWQKAIRALEIDRSGWEVGRTLAADGLTEETPEALRAALRRPTAERPFQIKRALLTGFSIAEIAELTGIDVWFISQLAELVGAEQRYAELEEVGRSDLLRMKRYGFSDRQLARLRRETEDAVRERRWAMGIRPVYNVVDTCAGEFPAHTPYLYSTYMEENESIPSDRRKVVILGSGPNRIGQGVEFDYCCVQASLALREAGFETIMINSNPETVSTDPDVSDKLYFEPLTLEDVLEIVELEKPEGVIVQLGGQTPLKLSGALHRLGVPILGTGVDSIDRAEDRERFEELARRLGVRQPPNGVATSVDAAAEIAERIGYPVLLRPSYVLGGRGMVIVYDEPGLRDYFERAVLVSEERPVLIDRFLEDAFEADVDALCDGETVVIGGVMQHIEEAGVHSGDSACVLPPYLLGDREVEQMREQTRKFALELGVVGLINVQYAVYDGEVYVLEVNPRASRTVPFVSKATGVPLARIAARLTVGEKLVDMGLPDRIPVHGVAVKESVFPFNKIESDPLLGPEMRSTGEAMGVDDSFAMAYAKAQISAGNDLPLEGTVFVTVNDRDKPTVTPIVRRLHDMGFRLMGTEGTARYLSTRGVPCERVFKVGEGRPHVVDRIISGDISLLINTPLGKKSQYDDYAMRRAAITFKVPYLTTMSAATAAADAILALRNRRHEVKSVQERTGILTAPPVGV is encoded by the coding sequence ATGCCGAAGCGTACCGATATTGAAAGCATCCTGATCCTCGGTTCCGGTCCGATCGTCATCGGGCAGGCGGCGGAGTTCGACTACTCCGGAACGCAGGCGGTGCGCGCCCTGCGCGAGGAAGGATACCGGGTGATCCTGGTGAACTCGAATCCCGCCACGATCATGACGGACCCGGATCTGGCGGATCGGACTTACATCGAGCCGATCACGCCGGAGTGGGTGGAGCGGGTCATCGAGAAGGAGAAGCCGGACGCCATCCTCCCGACCATGGGCGGGCAGACGGCGCTGAACGTCGCGCTGGAGCTGCACGATAGCGGGGTGCTGGAGCGCCACGGGGTCGAGCTGATCGGCGCCAACGCTCGGGCGATCCGCATGGCCGAGGACCGCAGTGAGTTCGCCGAGGCGATGGCGCGCATCGGCCTGCGAGTGCCCCACGGCGGCTTCGCCCAGTCGCTGGAAGAGGCGCTGAATATCGTGGAGGAAACCGGCTATCCGGCAATCATCCGCCCTTCTTTCACCCTGGGCGGCACGGGCGGCGGCATCGCCTACAACCGGGCCGAGTTCGAGGAGCAGGTCCGCTCGGGTCTCTCCCTCTCGCCGGTGCACGAGGTGCTCATCGACCGCTCGGTGATTGGCTGGAAGGAGTTCGAGCTGGAGGTCGTGCGGGATCGCGCGGACAACGTCGTCATCATCTGTTCCATCGAGAACGTCGATCCGATGGGGGTGCACACCGGCGACTCGATCACGGTGGCGCCCGCGCAGACACTCTCGGACGTGGAGTACCAGCGGATGCGCGACGCCGCCATCGCCATCATCCGCGAGATCGGCGTGGAGGCGGGCGGATGCAACGTACAGTTCGCGGTGAACCCCACCGACGGCGAGATGCTGGTGGTGGAGATGAACCCGCGTGTCTCGCGCTCCTCCGCCCTCGCCTCGAAGGCCACCGGATACCCCATCGCCCGGGTGGGAGCCAAGCTCGCGGTGGGTTACACCCTGGACGAGCTCGCCAACACCATCACCCGCACCACCCCCGCCTCCTTCGAGCCGGTGCTCGATTACGTGGTGGTGAAGTTCCCCCGCTTCGCCTTCGAGAAATTCCCCGCGGCCGATCCCACGCTGGGCGTGCAGATGAAAGCAGTCGGGGAGTCGATGGCGATCGGCCGGAACTTCAAGCAGGCCTGGCAGAAGGCGATCCGGGCGCTGGAGATCGATCGCAGCGGATGGGAGGTGGGGCGGACGTTGGCGGCGGATGGCCTCACCGAGGAGACCCCGGAGGCGCTGCGCGCTGCCCTGCGCCGGCCCACTGCCGAGCGCCCGTTCCAGATCAAACGAGCGCTGCTCACGGGCTTCTCCATCGCCGAGATCGCGGAGCTCACCGGGATCGACGTCTGGTTCATCTCCCAGCTCGCGGAGCTGGTGGGCGCGGAGCAACGCTACGCCGAGCTCGAGGAGGTCGGGCGCAGCGACCTCCTTCGGATGAAGCGCTACGGCTTCTCCGATCGCCAGCTCGCGCGCCTGCGGCGGGAGACCGAGGACGCGGTGCGCGAGCGCCGCTGGGCGATGGGGATCAGGCCGGTCTACAACGTGGTGGATACCTGCGCGGGCGAGTTCCCGGCGCACACCCCCTACCTCTACTCCACCTACATGGAGGAGAACGAGTCCATCCCCTCGGACCGCCGCAAGGTGGTAATCCTGGGGAGCGGACCGAACCGGATCGGGCAGGGGGTGGAGTTCGACTACTGCTGCGTGCAGGCCTCGCTCGCGCTGCGCGAGGCGGGTTTCGAGACGATCATGATCAACTCGAACCCGGAGACGGTCTCCACCGACCCCGACGTCTCGGACAAGCTGTATTTCGAGCCGCTCACGCTGGAGGACGTGCTCGAGATCGTGGAGCTGGAGAAGCCCGAGGGGGTGATCGTCCAGCTTGGTGGGCAGACCCCGCTCAAGCTGTCCGGCGCGCTGCACAGGCTGGGCGTGCCGATCCTGGGAACCGGGGTCGACTCCATCGACCGGGCGGAGGACCGCGAGCGCTTCGAGGAACTGGCCCGCCGGCTCGGCGTCCGTCAGCCGCCCAATGGGGTGGCTACCAGCGTCGATGCCGCCGCGGAGATCGCGGAGCGGATCGGGTACCCGGTGCTCCTGCGGCCCAGCTACGTGCTCGGTGGGCGGGGGATGGTGATCGTCTACGACGAGCCGGGCCTGCGCGACTACTTCGAGCGGGCCGTCCTGGTCTCCGAGGAGCGGCCGGTGCTCATCGACCGCTTCCTGGAGGACGCCTTCGAGGCGGACGTGGACGCGCTGTGCGACGGGGAGACGGTGGTGATCGGCGGCGTCATGCAGCACATCGAGGAGGCCGGCGTCCACTCCGGGGACTCCGCGTGCGTGCTCCCGCCCTACCTGCTCGGCGACCGCGAGGTGGAGCAGATGCGCGAGCAGACTCGGAAGTTCGCGCTGGAGCTGGGAGTGGTGGGGCTGATCAACGTGCAGTACGCGGTCTACGACGGCGAGGTGTACGTGCTGGAGGTGAATCCGCGTGCCTCGCGCACCGTTCCCTTCGTCTCCAAGGCCACCGGGGTGCCGCTGGCGCGCATTGCGGCGCGGCTCACAGTAGGGGAGAAGCTGGTGGATATGGGGCTGCCGGACCGGATCCCGGTGCACGGGGTGGCGGTGAAGGAATCCGTCTTCCCCTTCAACAAGATCGAGTCAGATCCGCTGCTGGGCCCCGAGATGCGCTCCACGGGAGAGGCCATGGGAGTGGACGACTCCTTCGCCATGGCCTATGCCAAGGCCCAGATCTCCGCCGGGAACGACCTTCCCCTGGAGGGGACGGTCTTCGTGACCGTGAACGATCGCGACAAGCCCACCGTCACGCCGATCGTGCGGCGCCTGCACGACATGGGCTTCCGGCTGATGGGAACGGAGGGGACCGCTCGCTACCTGAGCACGCGAGGCGTGCCGTGCGAACGCGTCTTCAAAGTGGGGGAAGGCCGGCCACACGTGGTGGATCGCATCATCTCCGGAGACATCTCCTTGTTGATCAACACACCCCTGGGCAAGAAGTCGCAGTACGACGACTACGCCATGCGCCGGGCGGCGATCACCTTCAAGGTGCCCTACCTTACCACGATGTCGGCCGCCACGGCCGCCGCGGACGCCATTCTGGCGCTGCGCAACCGGCGGCACGAGGTCAAGTCGGTGCAGGAGCGCACCGGCATCCTGACGGCCCCTCCGGTGGGGGTCTAG
- a CDS encoding NCS2 family permease: protein MTEQTELSARARAVEMGLLDRLFRLREAGTDTRTELEAGFTTFLTMAYILVVNPQILSEAGVPIEGALFATAVASALGSILMGVLANYPFALAPGMGLNAYFTYTVVLGMGVPWQTALGAVFLSGVAFILLTIGRIRELVIRGIPMTLKLATGAGIGLFIAFIGLRNAGVVTANPATMVTLGDVTGASVLLAAAGLIVTAALMARGWKTAIILGIIVTAAAAYVVGVGEPPTRIVSIPDPSSTWLAMDVKAAISLGLFQVIFVFLFVDMFDSVGTLVGLGRQAGFLTPSGDLPRAQRALMADAVATTAGAVLGTSTVTAYVESATGVAEGGRTGLAAVTVGGLFLLAVFFSPIAAAVPAVATAPALIIVGSLMLRAAVAIDWNDATEAVPAFLTLIGMPLTFSIANGLAIGFVSYPVIKILAGRGREVGVLTYSLAVLFLLRFAFLGGG from the coding sequence ATGACAGAGCAGACGGAGCTGAGCGCCCGGGCACGGGCGGTGGAGATGGGGTTGTTGGATCGACTCTTCCGATTGAGGGAGGCGGGCACCGACACGCGCACCGAGCTGGAGGCGGGGTTCACGACCTTCCTGACGATGGCGTACATCCTGGTCGTGAACCCACAGATCCTCTCGGAAGCCGGCGTGCCGATCGAGGGGGCGCTGTTCGCCACTGCGGTAGCGTCCGCGCTGGGTTCGATCCTGATGGGGGTTCTCGCCAACTACCCCTTCGCCCTGGCCCCCGGCATGGGGCTGAACGCCTACTTCACCTACACAGTCGTCCTCGGGATGGGCGTGCCCTGGCAGACCGCGCTCGGGGCCGTCTTCCTCTCCGGAGTCGCCTTCATCCTGCTGACGATCGGCCGGATCCGCGAGTTGGTGATCCGGGGGATCCCCATGACGCTCAAGCTCGCCACCGGAGCGGGCATCGGCCTCTTCATCGCCTTCATCGGGTTGCGCAACGCCGGCGTCGTGACGGCCAACCCGGCCACCATGGTGACCCTCGGCGATGTCACCGGAGCGTCGGTGCTGCTGGCCGCGGCCGGGCTGATCGTTACGGCTGCGTTGATGGCGCGGGGATGGAAGACCGCCATCATCCTCGGGATCATCGTCACCGCCGCGGCAGCCTACGTAGTGGGCGTTGGCGAACCGCCCACGAGGATCGTCTCCATTCCGGACCCATCCTCTACCTGGCTGGCGATGGATGTGAAGGCCGCCATCTCGCTGGGACTCTTCCAGGTGATCTTCGTGTTCCTCTTCGTCGACATGTTCGACAGCGTGGGAACACTGGTGGGCCTGGGGCGTCAGGCGGGTTTCCTGACGCCCAGCGGCGACCTGCCCCGGGCGCAGCGGGCTCTCATGGCCGACGCGGTCGCGACCACGGCAGGGGCCGTTCTCGGGACATCGACCGTTACCGCCTACGTGGAGAGCGCGACCGGCGTCGCGGAAGGCGGTCGCACCGGCCTCGCCGCCGTGACCGTGGGCGGCCTGTTCCTGCTCGCGGTCTTCTTCTCGCCGATTGCGGCGGCAGTGCCCGCGGTGGCAACGGCTCCCGCACTGATCATCGTCGGTAGCCTGATGCTGCGCGCCGCGGTGGCGATCGACTGGAACGACGCGACCGAAGCGGTGCCCGCCTTCCTCACCCTGATCGGGATGCCCCTCACCTTCTCGATCGCGAACGGGCTGGCGATCGGGTTCGTTTCGTATCCCGTGATCAAGATCCTGGCCGGTCGCGGTCGCGAAGTCGGAGTGCTCACCTACAGCCTCGCCGTGCTCTTTCTGCTGCGTTTCGCCTTTCTCGGAGGAGGTTGA
- a CDS encoding BamA/TamA family outer membrane protein produces the protein MTLRQVLHALTATAMAVGTWTGAASGQTDSATVRAGEQYGAGGLKRTLLGGGYRDLWTTPIRVPVLDLGRFAGGLTPVELGSGMQTISLRLRGADGREYNFRSVDKDQSGGLHPDLRDTFIDRLAQDQVSAKHPGGALIASTILDAAGVLHPVPQLYLMPDSPELGEFRGIFGGMLGLLEIHPNEGEGDSPGFAGSDRIVDSQTLLEHLEETAEHRADSRGYLRVRLIDLLVGDWDRHPGQWRWARFPREHGGFRWVPVPEDRDNAFSSHDGLLIRVAGAAAPHLNEYGARYASVSSMVQNAELLDRWILSDLPREEFDQAAEELRSRITDRVLEKAVSRTPPEYQRLRGAELLRELRARRDSLPRIAREYYALLAREVDVHATDGEDRAEVLRRADGSLEVRLLAQASVPGDPYFNRLFLPGETREVRIYLHGGDDVGLTGGSGSPIQVRLIGGGGDDLLADSAAPGAGLTALHDSDGQNRLLPSRETVVDQRPFVAPERKIGAFNENAPAFQDWGMRWQWFQPYADWRYNVGPVIGGGPSYTRYGFRRVPHARRVDLRALYAPLHGRFGLELFSEIQRTNSPDRITYAAHASQLAVTRFHGFGNETAGEGSSDRFKVWSTEYSLSAAYHRALNDRAELFAGPVVRYTRPELEEGGPADQLRPFGSESFGEVGALAGAIFDARDLPSYPRTGVYAAVTASAFPGVWDEPGAFGRLDGEATTYLPLPLPLESTLAIRAGSSLAWGDYPLQQAAFLGGRGTVRGAPRQRFAGDAAVWGGAELRSFLTRFNFISRGDLGLILLADAGRVFVEGESSDRIHTGFGGGLWVGILDRTRTASITFASGTEEAAYFTFGMPF, from the coding sequence ATGACGCTCCGACAGGTGCTGCATGCGTTGACCGCAACGGCTATGGCAGTGGGCACCTGGACTGGCGCCGCCTCAGGCCAGACCGACTCGGCGACGGTGCGCGCCGGCGAGCAATACGGCGCCGGCGGGCTGAAGCGCACCCTGCTGGGCGGAGGCTATCGAGACCTCTGGACAACGCCGATCCGCGTTCCGGTTCTCGACCTCGGCCGGTTCGCCGGCGGCCTGACCCCGGTCGAGCTGGGATCGGGGATGCAGACCATCTCGCTGCGGCTCCGGGGTGCGGACGGGCGGGAGTACAACTTTCGCTCAGTAGACAAGGACCAAAGCGGCGGGCTGCACCCGGATCTCCGCGACACTTTCATCGATCGGCTGGCACAGGACCAGGTCAGTGCAAAGCACCCTGGGGGCGCGCTGATCGCTTCCACGATCCTGGATGCCGCAGGTGTGCTGCACCCCGTCCCGCAACTCTACCTGATGCCGGATTCCCCGGAGCTCGGCGAGTTCCGGGGAATTTTCGGCGGCATGCTGGGGCTGCTCGAGATCCACCCCAACGAGGGAGAGGGCGACTCGCCCGGCTTTGCTGGCTCGGACCGCATCGTGGACTCGCAAACTCTGCTCGAGCACCTGGAGGAGACGGCAGAGCACCGGGCCGACAGCCGTGGCTACCTGCGGGTACGCCTGATCGACCTGCTGGTGGGTGATTGGGATCGGCATCCGGGGCAGTGGCGATGGGCGCGCTTTCCCCGCGAACATGGGGGATTCCGCTGGGTGCCCGTGCCGGAGGATCGCGACAACGCCTTCTCCAGCCACGACGGTCTGTTGATCCGCGTCGCGGGCGCGGCGGCACCTCATCTCAACGAGTATGGTGCCCGCTACGCGTCGGTGTCGTCGATGGTGCAGAACGCTGAGCTCCTCGATCGCTGGATCCTTTCCGACCTCCCGCGAGAGGAGTTCGATCAGGCGGCGGAGGAGCTGCGCTCGCGGATCACCGACCGCGTTCTGGAGAAGGCCGTATCCAGAACTCCGCCCGAGTACCAGCGCCTGCGCGGCGCCGAGCTCCTCCGCGAGCTTCGCGCCCGCAGAGACTCGCTCCCCCGGATCGCGCGTGAGTACTACGCCCTGCTTGCGCGCGAGGTCGACGTCCACGCGACCGACGGGGAAGATCGAGCGGAGGTCCTGCGACGGGCGGACGGCTCCCTGGAGGTTCGCTTGCTCGCGCAGGCGAGTGTGCCGGGCGATCCCTATTTCAACCGGCTCTTCCTCCCGGGCGAGACGCGCGAGGTACGGATCTACCTGCACGGAGGGGACGACGTGGGGCTGACAGGCGGGTCAGGGAGCCCGATCCAGGTGCGTCTGATCGGCGGTGGCGGAGACGACCTGCTGGCGGATTCCGCTGCTCCGGGGGCCGGCCTGACCGCCCTCCACGACTCGGACGGACAGAACCGCTTGCTCCCCTCGCGCGAAACGGTGGTCGACCAGCGCCCCTTCGTGGCTCCGGAGCGAAAGATCGGGGCCTTCAACGAGAACGCCCCGGCATTCCAGGATTGGGGAATGCGGTGGCAGTGGTTCCAACCCTACGCGGACTGGCGCTACAACGTCGGGCCGGTCATTGGTGGCGGTCCGAGTTACACCCGCTACGGCTTCCGACGGGTGCCGCACGCGCGTCGGGTGGATCTACGTGCGCTGTATGCTCCGTTGCACGGCCGCTTCGGCCTCGAGCTGTTCAGCGAGATCCAACGAACCAACTCGCCCGATCGGATCACCTATGCCGCACACGCATCGCAGCTCGCGGTCACGCGCTTCCACGGGTTCGGCAACGAAACCGCGGGAGAGGGCTCCTCGGATCGCTTCAAGGTCTGGAGCACCGAGTACAGCCTTTCAGCCGCATACCATCGCGCGCTGAACGACCGCGCTGAGCTCTTCGCCGGGCCGGTGGTGCGGTACACGCGACCCGAGCTTGAGGAGGGCGGACCGGCCGATCAACTGCGGCCGTTCGGCAGCGAGTCCTTCGGCGAGGTGGGCGCCCTGGCGGGCGCGATCTTCGACGCGCGCGACCTGCCGTCCTATCCGCGGACGGGGGTGTACGCGGCGGTGACCGCATCGGCCTTTCCGGGGGTCTGGGATGAGCCAGGCGCGTTCGGGCGACTGGACGGCGAGGCCACCACCTACCTGCCACTCCCTCTGCCGCTGGAGAGCACACTGGCGATCCGGGCGGGGAGCAGCTTGGCCTGGGGTGATTATCCGCTTCAGCAGGCGGCTTTTCTGGGAGGTCGGGGAACGGTGCGCGGGGCGCCGCGCCAGCGCTTCGCCGGGGACGCCGCGGTCTGGGGCGGCGCGGAGCTCCGCTCCTTCCTCACTCGCTTCAACTTCATCAGCCGGGGGGATCTAGGTCTGATCCTGCTGGCAGACGCCGGTCGAGTGTTCGTCGAAGGGGAGAGCTCCGACCGGATCCACACGGGCTTCGGGGGAGGTCTGTGGGTCGGCATTCTCGACCGCACCCGTACCGCCAGCATCACCTTCGCCAGCGGCACGGAGGAGGCCGCTTACTTCACTTTCGGGATGCCGTTCTGA
- a CDS encoding pyridoxamine 5'-phosphate oxidase family protein: MLSTATPEARELERRDVCAILARNITGRIAFARNGEIEIRPIRYVYADGSLYLRSAPDTALSEIGPQGARVGFEVDEIHTTQRWRSVVVRGTLYRILPDKQRDEWLQAFAKLRRFAPAALALDDQDTQRTEIFRIDIRDATGRAMG, encoded by the coding sequence ATGTTGAGCACCGCTACGCCGGAAGCTCGTGAGCTCGAGCGACGAGATGTCTGCGCGATCCTCGCCCGGAACATTACTGGGCGGATCGCTTTCGCTCGGAACGGTGAGATCGAGATCCGTCCTATCCGCTACGTCTATGCGGACGGATCCCTGTATCTCCGCAGTGCGCCCGACACGGCCCTCTCCGAAATCGGACCGCAGGGTGCGCGGGTGGGGTTCGAGGTGGATGAGATCCACACCACGCAGCGCTGGCGCAGCGTAGTGGTGCGGGGAACGCTGTACCGCATCCTGCCCGACAAACAGCGCGATGAATGGCTGCAAGCGTTCGCCAAGCTGAGACGCTTCGCTCCGGCGGCGCTTGCGCTGGATGACCAGGACACGCAGCGCACTGAGATCTTCCGCATCGACATCCGGGACGCCACAGGACGCGCGATGGGGTGA
- a CDS encoding universal stress protein — MNGCILVATDGELRSLGAVRCASDLGRRLNLPVEVVSVCELASVFGYESTDLVAGVASEIAQRACEMRRSRVLEQLPPDVADRARVHVEVGSLASVIARLAEERDAHCVVVGRSVPSAVDRLLGDETAPRLMQAAHVPMLAVPAEYGELPSKALAAIDFTSYSLDAARTAATFLEPGGELHLVHAIAKESGVALPSAIRAEWARAMREELASRMDEVVRRLGQEFPHLRVVGHLAEGRPVPAVLRLTDELEAELLASGTNGYGFLGRLLMGSVATQLVRRARCLTLVAPPRGIVPTGEKGWRDIFQADALREDRPVVASQ, encoded by the coding sequence ATGAACGGATGCATCCTGGTAGCGACGGACGGCGAGCTCCGATCGCTCGGAGCGGTGCGCTGCGCGAGCGATCTCGGGCGACGGCTGAATCTTCCGGTCGAAGTGGTGAGTGTTTGTGAGCTGGCATCGGTCTTCGGCTACGAGTCGACGGACCTGGTGGCCGGCGTCGCGTCGGAGATTGCCCAGCGCGCGTGCGAGATGCGACGCTCGCGGGTGCTGGAGCAGCTCCCGCCCGACGTTGCCGATCGAGCCAGGGTGCACGTGGAGGTGGGGTCACTGGCGTCGGTCATCGCGCGCCTCGCGGAGGAACGGGACGCGCACTGCGTCGTGGTCGGCCGCAGCGTACCTAGCGCGGTAGACCGGCTTCTGGGCGACGAAACGGCGCCACGGCTGATGCAGGCGGCACACGTCCCGATGCTGGCCGTCCCCGCCGAATACGGCGAGCTTCCAAGCAAGGCCCTCGCGGCCATCGACTTCACCAGCTACAGCCTCGACGCAGCGCGGACGGCAGCTACCTTCCTGGAGCCGGGCGGCGAGTTGCACCTGGTGCACGCGATCGCGAAGGAATCCGGAGTGGCGCTTCCTTCGGCCATCCGGGCCGAGTGGGCGCGGGCCATGCGCGAAGAGCTCGCCAGCCGGATGGACGAGGTGGTGCGTCGATTGGGGCAGGAGTTTCCACACCTTCGAGTGGTGGGGCATCTCGCGGAGGGGCGGCCGGTACCGGCGGTCCTGCGGCTCACGGATGAGCTGGAGGCCGAGCTGCTTGCCTCCGGAACCAACGGCTATGGGTTCCTCGGGCGTCTGTTGATGGGAAGCGTGGCCACCCAGCTCGTGCGCAGGGCGCGATGCCTCACGCTGGTGGCGCCACCCAGGGGCATCGTGCCGACCGGGGAGAAGGGCTGGCGCGACATCTTCCAGGCCGATGCGCTCCGGGAGGATCGCCCGGTCGTCGCCAGTCAGTGA
- a CDS encoding RNA polymerase sigma factor yields MEASAIHRTVEAVWRMESARIIARLARLVHDVGLAEDLAQDALLAALERWPEAGVPDNPGAWLMATAKRRAVDQIRHYSMRERKEELVGFEIQAQREAAQPDLDAQIDDPIRDDLLRLVFTCCHPVLTVEAQVALTLRMLGGLTTEEIARAFLVPVPTVAQRIVRAKRTLAEKKVPFEVPRGKELKSRLDGVLGVIYLIFNEGYSATAGERWIRPELCEDALRLGRVLAELMPEEPEVHGLVALMEIQASRLRARVGANGEPVLLLDQDRTRWDQLLIRRGLAALERAERLGGRPGPYTLQAAIAACHARARTPEETDWVRISALYEALARVSPSPVVELNRAVALSMAFGPEVGLQLVDRLTAEKSLRNYHLLPSVRGDLLVRLGRTDEARAEFERAAELTSNERERELLLERARQCAPVSS; encoded by the coding sequence ATGGAGGCATCCGCAATTCACCGTACGGTCGAAGCCGTCTGGCGCATGGAGTCTGCGCGCATCATCGCGCGGCTCGCTCGCCTTGTGCACGATGTTGGTCTCGCCGAGGACCTGGCGCAGGACGCCCTGCTCGCGGCGCTCGAGCGCTGGCCGGAAGCGGGAGTGCCGGACAATCCCGGGGCGTGGTTGATGGCGACCGCGAAACGACGCGCCGTTGACCAGATCCGGCATTACAGCATGCGCGAGCGAAAGGAGGAGCTGGTGGGCTTCGAGATCCAGGCGCAGCGTGAGGCGGCGCAACCGGATCTCGACGCCCAGATCGACGATCCCATCCGCGACGACCTGCTCCGGCTGGTGTTCACCTGCTGCCATCCGGTGCTCACGGTGGAGGCGCAGGTAGCTCTGACGCTGCGCATGCTGGGAGGTCTCACGACCGAGGAGATCGCTCGCGCGTTCCTCGTCCCCGTTCCGACCGTCGCCCAGCGGATCGTCCGCGCGAAGCGGACGCTGGCGGAGAAGAAGGTGCCCTTCGAGGTGCCGCGTGGTAAGGAGCTCAAGAGCCGCCTCGATGGGGTGCTGGGCGTCATCTACCTGATCTTCAACGAGGGGTATTCGGCCACCGCGGGGGAGAGGTGGATTCGCCCTGAGCTCTGCGAGGACGCCCTGCGGCTGGGCCGGGTGCTGGCCGAGCTGATGCCGGAGGAGCCGGAGGTGCACGGCCTCGTTGCGCTGATGGAGATCCAGGCATCACGGCTGCGTGCTCGCGTGGGCGCGAACGGCGAGCCGGTCCTGCTACTCGACCAGGACCGCACCCGTTGGGACCAGCTGTTGATCCGACGCGGCCTCGCAGCTCTCGAGCGGGCGGAGCGCCTGGGCGGCCGACCCGGACCCTACACGCTGCAGGCCGCGATCGCGGCCTGTCATGCGCGCGCCCGCACCCCGGAAGAGACGGATTGGGTGCGGATCTCCGCTCTGTACGAGGCGCTCGCTCGCGTCTCCCCCTCTCCTGTAGTCGAGCTGAACCGTGCCGTGGCCCTGTCTATGGCTTTCGGTCCGGAGGTGGGTCTGCAGCTCGTCGACCGGCTAACCGCTGAAAAGTCCCTTCGCAATTACCACCTGCTGCCCAGTGTTCGGGGCGACCTGCTCGTCCGTCTGGGCCGGACCGACGAGGCGCGCGCGGAGTTCGAGCGGGCGGCCGAGCTCACCAGCAACGAGCGGGAAAGGGAGCTGCTGCTCGAGCGGGCGCGGCAGTGTGCCCCGGTGTCGTCGTAG
- a CDS encoding SRPBCC family protein, whose translation MLTILSAAVALLVIGFVARVLTRPDSFRVERSAVISAPADRIYPLLADFHQWPRWSPWEKLDPAMQRNFSGANEGPGAVYAWSGNKKAGEGRMEITAAEPPRSLEIQLEFIRPFPARNRIDFTLTPEGDRTRIVWGMQGRNNLGSKVMQAVINMDRLVGGDFDRGLANLKELAEGPVSGDAAARS comes from the coding sequence ATGCTCACCATTCTGTCCGCGGCCGTGGCGCTTCTGGTGATCGGCTTCGTCGCTCGCGTCCTCACCCGCCCCGACTCCTTTCGGGTGGAGCGGTCGGCCGTAATCAGCGCCCCCGCGGATCGGATCTACCCACTGCTCGCCGATTTCCACCAGTGGCCCCGCTGGTCCCCGTGGGAGAAGCTCGATCCCGCCATGCAACGGAACTTTTCGGGTGCGAACGAGGGTCCGGGTGCCGTTTACGCCTGGTCGGGGAACAAGAAGGCGGGAGAAGGGCGGATGGAGATCACGGCTGCCGAGCCGCCCCGCAGCCTCGAGATCCAGCTCGAGTTCATCCGGCCGTTCCCCGCCCGGAATCGGATCGACTTCACTCTCACCCCGGAGGGTGATCGGACGCGGATCGTCTGGGGGATGCAAGGACGCAACAACCTGGGCTCGAAGGTGATGCAGGCGGTGATCAACATGGATCGGCTGGTCGGCGGTGACTTCGACAGGGGTCTGGCTAACCTGAAGGAGCTAGCCGAGGGCCCGGTGAGCGGTGACGCCGCCGCCAGGTCCTGA